The segment TAGCGCCCCGGAACGGAAGGACTCGGACGAAGCATGCTGCTTGCGATCGACGCTGGGAACACCAATATCGTCTTCGCGCTGGTCGACGGCGGCGCGATCGTCGCGCGCTGGCGGATCGCCACCGACGCGCGCCGCACGGCCGACGAATATGCGGTCTGGCTCCACCAGCTCCTCCAGCTCGAGGGCCATGACCGCTCGGTGATCGAGGCGGTGATCATCGCCACCGTGGTGCCGCGCGCGCTCCACAATCTGGAGGTGCTGGCATCGAAATATTTCGGGGTCGAGGCGCTGGTCGCGGGACGGCCGCCGGTCGAATGGGGCATCACCCTCGACGTCGACGAGCCGCAGAATGTCGGCGCCGACCGCGCCGTCAACGTGATCGCGGCGCACAAGCGGCATCCGGGCGACCTGATCCTGATCGACTTCGGCACCGCGACGACCTTCGACGTGGTCGACTATAGCGGCGCCTACAAGGGCGGGATCATCGCGCCGGGCATCAACCTGTCGCTCGACGCGCTGGTCGCCGCCGCCGCGAAGCTGCCCCGCATCGCGATCGAGGCGCCCGAGACATCGACGGTGATCGGCCGGACGACGCAGGATCAGATGTTGATCGGCATCTATTTCGGCTATGTCGCGATGATCGAGGGGCTGGTCGCGCGGATGAAGGCGGAGATCGGCCGCCCCGCCACGGTGATCGCCACCGGCGGCCTCGCCACATTGTTCGAACGGCATGTGAAGCTGTTCGACAGCATCGAACCGGATCTCACGATCCAGGGCCTCGGCATCATGTATGATCGCCTCAAGACGGGCCCATAACAGATTGGACACAAGCTTACAGTGACGACTCCCGGTAATGAACTGCTCTTCCTGGCGCTTGGCGGCTCCGGGGAGATCGGCATGAACGTCAATCTCTACGGCACCCAGGGCAAATGGGTGATGGTCGACCTCGGCCTCACCTTCGCCGATCCCGGCTATCCGGGGGTCGAGCTGATCCTGCCCGACCTCGCCTTCATCGAGGAGCGCGCCGACGACCTGCTCGGCGTCGTGCTGACCCATGGGCATGAGGACCATATCGGCGCGATCCCCTATCTCGCCGCCGACCTCGGCGTGCCGCTCTACGCGACGCGCTTCACCGCCGAGCTGATCAAGGGCAAGCTCGACGAGGAAGGGCTGACCGGCAAGGTCGACCTCCATGTGATCGAGAATGAGGGCAGCTTCCAGCTCGGCCCGTTCGGCTTCACCTATGTCCCGCTCGCCCATTCGATTCCCGAGGGCAACGCGCTGCTGATCGACACGCCGCACGGCCGCATCTTCCACACCGGCGACTGGAAGATCGACGAGGCGCCGCTGCTCGGCCAGCCCTCGACCGCCGAGGAGCTGACCGCGATCGGCGACCAGGGCGTGCTCGCGCTGGTCTGCGATTCGACCAACGTCTTCAACGAGGAGGCGTCGGGCTCCGAGGCCGACGTCCGCAAGGGCCTCGACGAGGCGATCGGCGCCTGCAAGGCGCGCGTGTTGGTGACGACCTTCGCGTCGAACGCCGCGCGGCTCCAGACGCTGGGCGAGGTCGCGCAGGATACCGGGCGCAAGCTGTGCGTCGCTGGCCGCTCGCTCGACCGCATCATCCGCGTCGCCAAGGCGAGCGGCTATCTCCAGCATTTCCCGCCGGTGATCGACGTCGACGAGGCGATGCGCCTGCCCCCGCGGGAGGTGATGATCATCGCCACCGGCGGCCAGGGCGAGGCGCGCGCCGCGCTGTCGCGCATCGCCTTCGACAGCCACCCGATCAAGCTGTCGGCGGGCGACACGGTGGTGTTCTCGTCGAAGCAGATCCCCGGCAACGAGATCGCGATCGGCCGCATCCAGAACGCGCTCGCCGCCAAGGGGGTCGAGATGATCACCGACCGCCAGGCCGAGGTCCATGTCTCGGGCCATCCGGGGCGGCCCGAGCTCAAGGCGATGTACGGATGGATCCGGCCGGAGATCATCCTGCCGGTCCATGGCGAGCTGCGCCACATGGCCGAGCAGGCGCGCTTCGCCAAGAGCCTGGGGGTGCCGCACGGCATCGTCCAGTCGAACGGCACGCTGGTGCGGCTGGCGCCCGACGGTCCGAAGGCGATCGGCCATGAACGCACCGGCCGCCTCGTCCTCGATGGCGACGTGATCCTGCCCGCCGACGGCTCGACGATGAACGAGCGCCGCCGCGCCGGGCTCTACGGCTTCGTCGGCGTCACCGTCGTGATCGGCAAGGACGGGCGGCTGAAGGGCGAGCCCGCGCTCCACCTGCAGGGCCTGCCGGTCGAGGAGGACCGCGAGGACTTCGTCGCCGACGCCTGCGCGGCCGCGGCCGACGCGGTCGCCAAGGGCGGCAAGGACGAGGCCAAGCTCAGGGAAGCGATCCGCCTCGCGGTGCGCCGCCGCGCGACCTCGTGGACCGGCAAGAAGCCGGTGGTCGACGTCGCGATCATCCGGGTCTGAGAGAAGGGGCCAGCCGATGAAGCTCAGCTCGATCGTCGCGATCTACCTGCTTTTCTGGTGGGGCTGCCTGTTCCTGGTGCTGCCCTTCCGGCTGCGCAGCAGCGCCGAGCCCGAGGCGCTCGTCCCCGGCCAGGCCGAAAGCGCCCCGCCGCGCTTCTCGGTGTGGCGGACGGTGCTGTGGACGACGATCGTCTCGCTGGTCGTGTTCGGGCTGTTCTACGTCAACTATCTCAACGGCTGGATCACCGCCGACTTCTTCGATCTGACCCGGTTCCGCGACGCCTGAAATCCTCCCCATCGCAGATGGGGAGGGGGACCATCCGCAGGATGGTGGAGGGGCGGCGCGTCAGCGCCGTTGCACGGCGCACCCCTCCACCGCCTTCGGCGGTCCCCCTCCCCACGCTTTGCGTGGGGAGGATTTGAATCTTACGGCCGCTTCGCCTTCTTCGCGTCGGGGGCGAAGGTGTCGCCGAAGAAGTCCTTCGCATACCAGAGCGGCGGCGTGTCGGCATCGGCCATGGCGCGCATGATCCGGTAATTGGCGTCGGCGAAGCGGGCGCCGGCCTCCCAGTCGATCTTCTGCGCCATGTCGTCGTCGGGGTGGTGATAGGCGCCGCCCAGGAATTTCTCCCAATGCTTCTCGCCGCCATTGGCGAAGCCGGTGGCCAGGAAGACGGCGGGCACGCCCTGCTTGACGAACATATAATGGTCGGAGCGGACGAAGATGGTCTGCGCGGGCATCGGGTCGGGCGACAGGGTGACGCCCATCGGCGCGACCGCCTTCGCCACGATCGGGCCCAGCGTCGAATGGTCGGCGCCGAACGCGGTGACGTCGGTGAAGCGGTAGAGCAGCAGCGGCATGTCGAGGTCGACATTGCCGACGATCGCCTTGATCGGCACGCTCGGGTGGCGCGCATAATAGTCGGCGCCGAGCAGCCCCTTCTCCTCCGCGGTCGAGGCGAGGAAGATCAGCGAGCGGCGGGGCGCGACCGGCGCCTCGGCGGCGGCGCGCGCCACCTCCAGCATCGTCGCGATGCCGGCGGCGTTGTCGAGCGCGCCGTTGTTGATCCGGTCGGTGTCCGGCCCATTGCCGGAAGCTCCGCCGGGTTTGGGCGGGGTGATGCCGATATGGTCGAGATGCGCCGACAGCACGACATATTCGGCCTTCAGCGCCGGATCGCTGCCCGGCAGGATCGCGACGACATTGGGGCTGGTCACGCGCTTGGTGACGCTCTGGCTCTGGATGCGGATGCGGGTCTTGAGCGCGAAGCCCTTGGGCCGCCCGCCCGGCTGGTCGGCGATCGCGCGGATCGTGGCGAGGCCCTGCGACGCGCCCTCGAACAGCGCCTGCGCGGCGGGTTCGTTGAGCGAGGCGGTGATGCGGATGCCGGGCGCCTCGTCGAACGCCTTGCCGTCGGCGCCGACCCAGGCGAAGCTCGGCTCGTCGGCGAAATGGACGCTCTGCGCCCAGGGCCGCGTCTTCATCGACAGCAGCGTGCCGATGCTGACCATGCCGATCGCGCCGTGCCGGTCGGCCGCCTGCGCCTTGGTGGCGGAGGCGTGGGCCGCCTCCTCGCTCGGCAGCCCCTGGGGGAAGCCGCGCAGCGTGACGACGATCTTCCCCTTCACGTCGAGCCCGGCATAGTCGTTGATGCCGAGCTTCGCATTCTCGATGCCGTAGCCGACGAACACCAGCGGCGCGGCGATGTCGAGCGCCGGCTCGTTGGGGTTGAGGCCGACCAGCACGTCGGTGCCGTGCGTCCAGCTCTGCGTCTTGCCGTTCGGCGCGGTGATCGCGACGCTGCCCGGGGTCGCGCCGGGATCGGTCTGCTGGAAGGTGATCCGCTGGAACCAGCCGCCGTCGTCGCCGCCGGGCTTGAGCCCCAGCGCCTCGAACCGGCTGGCGACGTAGCGCGCCGCGATCTCGTGCCCCCGGCTGCCGGTGTCGCGCCCCTCGAGCAGGTCGTCGGCGAGGAAGGAGACGGTGGCGCGGAAGCTCTCCGGCGCGAAGGCCGGGGCGGCCGGTGTCCCGGCGACGGTGGCGAGCGGCGATGCGAGCAGGGCGAAGGCGGCGAGCGCCCCGGCGACGGAGGCTGGTTTCACGGGCGGGAGTCCCTTTTGTCTATACAATTGCGGCGAGCCTATCAGCGGGCCGGTGCTTGTCCAATATGGTCCATCGTCATGCTGAACTTGTTTCAGCATCCACCGGGTCGCCTGGAATTGTCCAGGGGAAGAACGACGACGCTGCCGCCCATCCTCCTGGACAGGAATGAGCGGCGGAGTGGATGCTGAAACAAGTTCAGCATGACGGCGGGGGTGGGAAGGTCAGCGCCGCAACAGGAACACGGCATGTTCGGCGCGCAGGTTGGCGGCGGCGTCGCCGCGGCGGCGGCTGCCGGTCAGGAACCAGGCGTGCTCGACGGTGATGCCGCGCTCCTTCACGAAGGCGCGGAAGTCGTCGATGGTGAGCTGGTGGATGTTCTGGGTCGCGTACCAGCTCACCGGCAGCGCCGCCGTCACCGGCATGCGCCCGCCCCAGGCGAGGCTCAGCCGCACCCGCCAATAGGCGAAATTGGGGAAGGAGACGAAGGCGCGCCGGCCGATCCGCATCAGCTCCGCCAGCACCTTGTCGGGCGCGCGGGCGGTCTGGAGCGTCTGGCTGAGGATCGCATAGTCGAACGTGTTGTCGGGATAGTTGACCAGGTCGGTGTCGGCGTCGCCCTGCACCACCGACAGGCCGCGCCCGACCGCGAGGCTGACATTGGCGGGGTCGATCTCGATCCCGCGCGCGTCGCAGCCCCTGGCGCGCAGCACGTCCATCAGCTCGCCGTCGCCGCAGCCGACGTCGAGCACCCTTGAAGCGGGTGCTACATGGTCGGCGATGATCGCCAGATCGGGGCGCAGCGCGCTCACCGGTCCTCCCCCGCGCGGAGGAAGCCGTCGACCACGCGGTTGAGCTCGGGCACGTCGAGCAGGAAGGCGTCGTGGCCGAAGGGCGAGCTCAGCTCGACGAAGCTGACCGGCGCGCCGGCGGCGTTGAGCGCGTGGACGATCGCGCGCGATTCGGCGGTCGGGTAGAGCCAGTCGGTGTCGAAGCTGACCAGGCAGAAGCGGGTCCGCTTCGCCCCCTGGAAGGCGCCCGCGAGCAGCCCGCCATGCTCCTCGGCCAGGTCGAAATAGTCCATCGCCCGGGTGATGTAGAGATAGGAGTTGGCGTCGAACCGGTCGACGAAGCTGATCCCCTGGTGGCGCAGATAGGATTCGATCTGGAAATCGGCGTCGAAGCCGAAGCTCTTGGCGTCTCGCGCCTGCAGGCGGCGGCCGAATTTCTCGGTCAGCCCGGCTTCGGACAGATAGGTGATGTGCGCCGCCATCCGCGCGACCGCCAGACCGGCGGCGGGCGGGTCGCCCGCGGCGTAATAGTCGCCGCCGGCCCATTTGGGATCGGCCATGATCGCCTGGCGGCCGACCTCGTGGAAGGCGATGTTCTGCGCCGAGTGGCGCGCGGTGCTGGCGATCGCCACGGCGGAGCGGAGCCGGTCGGGATAGGTCGCGGCCCATTGCAGCACCTGCATCCCGCCCATCGACCCGCCGACCGCCGCCGCCAGCGTGCCGACGCCGAGATGGTCGAGCAGTATTGCCTGCGCGCGGACCATGTCGCGGATGGTGATCACCGGGAAGCGCATCGCATAGGGGGCGCCGGTCGCCGGATCGATCGTGCCGGGGCCCGAACTGCCGAGGCAGCTGCCCAGCACGTTCGCGCAGATGATGAAGTGGCGCGCCGGGTCGATCGGCTTGCCGGCGCCGACCATTCGCGTCCACCAGCCCGGCTTGCCGGTGATCGGGTGGGTCGAGGCGACATGTTGGTCGCCGGTCAGCGCGTGGCAGATCAGGACCGCGTTGCCGCCGTCGGCGTCGAGGCTGCCATAGGTCTCATAGGCGATCTCGACCGGCGCCAGCCTCGCCCCGCCGTCGAGCCGCAGCGGGCCGGCCAGGGTCACGGAACGGGCGAGGCCGAAGCGGCTGTCGTCGGTCATGGGCGCCATCCGGGCTAGGACGGGGGCGGAGGGCTGTCAATGCGGGGGGCTTCGCCGTCGCCTTCTCTTCCGTCATGCCAGCGGAGGCTGGCATCCATGTCTGTATTCTTCTCAGATGCCATCGCGGGTGAAGAGAGACATGGACCCCAGCCTTCGCTGGGGTGACGTGCTTGGCGAAAGCATTGCAGCCCTTCGCCTTCCCCCGTAAAGCGCGCGCATGACACAGACCCTCGCGCCCAAGCCCTGGATCGATGCGATCGCCCCCTATGTGCCGGGACGGTCGACCACCGACGACGGCCGCAAGGTCGCCAAGCTCTCGTCCAACGAGAATCCGCTCGGCACCAGCGAGGCGGCGCGCGCGGCGTTCATGGCCGGCGCGGCGTCGCTCGATCGCTACCCCGACGCTTCGGCGGCGGACCTGCGCGAGGCGATCGCCGCCGCGCATGGCGGGCTCGATCCGGCGCGGGTGATCTACGGCACCGGCTCCGACGAGATCCTCCACCTCGCCGCCGGCGCCTATGCCGGGCAGGGCGACGAGGTGCTGTTCGTCCGCTACGGCTTCTCGGTCTATCCGATCGCGGCGCGGCGGGTCGGCGCGACCCCGGTACAGGCGCCCGACGCCGACTATGCGACCGACATCGACGCGCTGATCGCGCACATCACGCCCAGGACGCGGGTGATCTTCCTCGCCAATCCGAACAACCCGACCGGCACCTATACGAGCGGGGCGGAGATCGCGCGCCTCCACGCCGCGACCCCGGCCGACTGCCTGCTGGTGATCGACCAGGCCTATGCCGAATATCTCGAGGCGGGCGAGGACGACGGCGCGTTCGCGCTGGCGCAGTCGGCGGCCAACGTGCTGGTGACGCGGACCTTCTCGAAGATCTACGGCCTCGCCGCCGAACGGATCGGCTGGGGCTATGCCGGCGCGGCGGTGGTCGACGCGCTGCACCGCATCCGCGCGCCGTTCAATGTGACCACCGCCGGACAGATGGCGGCGATCGCCGCGCTCGGCGACACCGGCTTCGTCGCGCGCAGCCGCGACCACAATGCCCGCTGGCGCGCCTGG is part of the Rhizorhabdus wittichii RW1 genome and harbors:
- a CDS encoding beta-lactamase domain protein (PFAM: beta-lactamase domain protein; RNA-metabolising metallo-beta-lactamase), translated to MTTPGNELLFLALGGSGEIGMNVNLYGTQGKWVMVDLGLTFADPGYPGVELILPDLAFIEERADDLLGVVLTHGHEDHIGAIPYLAADLGVPLYATRFTAELIKGKLDEEGLTGKVDLHVIENEGSFQLGPFGFTYVPLAHSIPEGNALLIDTPHGRIFHTGDWKIDEAPLLGQPSTAEELTAIGDQGVLALVCDSTNVFNEEASGSEADVRKGLDEAIGACKARVLVTTFASNAARLQTLGEVAQDTGRKLCVAGRSLDRIIRVAKASGYLQHFPPVIDVDEAMRLPPREVMIIATGGQGEARAALSRIAFDSHPIKLSAGDTVVFSSKQIPGNEIAIGRIQNALAAKGVEMITDRQAEVHVSGHPGRPELKAMYGWIRPEIILPVHGELRHMAEQARFAKSLGVPHGIVQSNGTLVRLAPDGPKAIGHERTGRLVLDGDVILPADGSTMNERRRAGLYGFVGVTVVIGKDGRLKGEPALHLQGLPVEEDREDFVADACAAAADAVAKGGKDEAKLREAIRLAVRRRATSWTGKKPVVDVAIIRV
- a CDS encoding protein of unknown function DUF1467 (PFAM: protein of unknown function DUF1467) codes for the protein MKLSSIVAIYLLFWWGCLFLVLPFRLRSSAEPEALVPGQAESAPPRFSVWRTVLWTTIVSLVVFGLFYVNYLNGWITADFFDLTRFRDA
- a CDS encoding homoserine O-acetyltransferase (TIGRFAM: homoserine O-acetyltransferase~PFAM: alpha/beta hydrolase fold), with protein sequence MAPMTDDSRFGLARSVTLAGPLRLDGGARLAPVEIAYETYGSLDADGGNAVLICHALTGDQHVASTHPITGKPGWWTRMVGAGKPIDPARHFIICANVLGSCLGSSGPGTIDPATGAPYAMRFPVITIRDMVRAQAILLDHLGVGTLAAAVGGSMGGMQVLQWAATYPDRLRSAVAIASTARHSAQNIAFHEVGRQAIMADPKWAGGDYYAAGDPPAAGLAVARMAAHITYLSEAGLTEKFGRRLQARDAKSFGFDADFQIESYLRHQGISFVDRFDANSYLYITRAMDYFDLAEEHGGLLAGAFQGAKRTRFCLVSFDTDWLYPTAESRAIVHALNAAGAPVSFVELSSPFGHDAFLLDVPELNRVVDGFLRAGEDR
- a CDS encoding methionine biosynthesis protein MetW (TIGRFAM: methionine biosynthesis protein MetW~PFAM: Methionine biosynthesis MetW protein; Methyltransferase type 11; Methyltransferase type 12), which encodes MSALRPDLAIIADHVAPASRVLDVGCGDGELMDVLRARGCDARGIEIDPANVSLAVGRGLSVVQGDADTDLVNYPDNTFDYAILSQTLQTARAPDKVLAELMRIGRRAFVSFPNFAYWRVRLSLAWGGRMPVTAALPVSWYATQNIHQLTIDDFRAFVKERGITVEHAWFLTGSRRRGDAAANLRAEHAVFLLRR
- a CDS encoding peptidase M28 (PFAM: peptidase M28), with translation MKPASVAGALAAFALLASPLATVAGTPAAPAFAPESFRATVSFLADDLLEGRDTGSRGHEIAARYVASRFEALGLKPGGDDGGWFQRITFQQTDPGATPGSVAITAPNGKTQSWTHGTDVLVGLNPNEPALDIAAPLVFVGYGIENAKLGINDYAGLDVKGKIVVTLRGFPQGLPSEEAAHASATKAQAADRHGAIGMVSIGTLLSMKTRPWAQSVHFADEPSFAWVGADGKAFDEAPGIRITASLNEPAAQALFEGASQGLATIRAIADQPGGRPKGFALKTRIRIQSQSVTKRVTSPNVVAILPGSDPALKAEYVVLSAHLDHIGITPPKPGGASGNGPDTDRINNGALDNAAGIATMLEVARAAAEAPVAPRRSLIFLASTAEEKGLLGADYYARHPSVPIKAIVGNVDLDMPLLLYRFTDVTAFGADHSTLGPIVAKAVAPMGVTLSPDPMPAQTIFVRSDHYMFVKQGVPAVFLATGFANGGEKHWEKFLGGAYHHPDDDMAQKIDWEAGARFADANYRIMRAMADADTPPLWYAKDFFGDTFAPDAKKAKRP
- a CDS encoding histidinol phosphate aminotransferase (TIGRFAM: histidinol-phosphate aminotransferase~PFAM: aminotransferase, class I and II) translates to MTQTLAPKPWIDAIAPYVPGRSTTDDGRKVAKLSSNENPLGTSEAARAAFMAGAASLDRYPDASAADLREAIAAAHGGLDPARVIYGTGSDEILHLAAGAYAGQGDEVLFVRYGFSVYPIAARRVGATPVQAPDADYATDIDALIAHITPRTRVIFLANPNNPTGTYTSGAEIARLHAATPADCLLVIDQAYAEYLEAGEDDGAFALAQSAANVLVTRTFSKIYGLAAERIGWGYAGAAVVDALHRIRAPFNVTTAGQMAAIAALGDTGFVARSRDHNARWRAWFEGEIASLGNQGLRAVPSKANFSLVLFEGKLTAEQAYKGLMEAGYIVRWLPGQGLPHGLRITIGTEEEVRGLAAVIRRMVEAAG
- a CDS encoding pantothenate kinase (TIGRFAM: putative transcriptional activator, Baf family~PFAM: Bvg accessory factor); translation: MLLAIDAGNTNIVFALVDGGAIVARWRIATDARRTADEYAVWLHQLLQLEGHDRSVIEAVIIATVVPRALHNLEVLASKYFGVEALVAGRPPVEWGITLDVDEPQNVGADRAVNVIAAHKRHPGDLILIDFGTATTFDVVDYSGAYKGGIIAPGINLSLDALVAAAAKLPRIAIEAPETSTVIGRTTQDQMLIGIYFGYVAMIEGLVARMKAEIGRPATVIATGGLATLFERHVKLFDSIEPDLTIQGLGIMYDRLKTGP